The genomic interval TGGTCCGGGCCGCCGTAGTCGCCCAGGTCGACGTACACCGGGACGACGGGACAGCCCCGCGCCATCAGCTTCCAGGCGGCGACGGGCGAGTCGATACCGCCGCTGACCAGCGCGACGACCGGCCGCTGGGTGCCCAGCGGGAGCCCGCCGGGGCCCGCTCGGCGTTCCAGATAGACGTAGGCCTCGTCGGGGCGACACTCGACGCACAGCCGGAAGTCGGGGTCGTCGAGGTCCACGGCCGGCTCGGCGCCCATCGACTCGACGGCGTCCCACACCGCGGCGCCGCATTCGGACTCGATCTCCGGGCTGGTAAACGGATGCGCCGAGGCCGGCCCGGCGCGGTCGGCGTCGACGGCGAAGCTCCCTCCGTCGTAGTGGGCCTCGGTGGCGTCGACGAGGGCCGAGCTGATGGCTTCGAGCGTCGGCTCGACGGTCTCGGCCGGCGACGCCGAGACGACGCCGAAGGTGTCGGCGGCCGCGTCCGCGACCGCGTCGGGCTCGTCGGTGTGGACGAACAGTCGGTTCCGACGGCGCTCGATGTCGCCCGTGAGCCCCCGGGCCGCGAACATCGCCCGCAGGTTCTCGGCCAGCCGGTCCTCCATCTTCCGGCGGACCTGCTCGCTCTTGACGCCCAGCTCGCCGTTCCGGACGAGGACGACGTCGGGGTGCATACCCGCAGTTGCCCGAAGGCGAATAAATGGGTGTCGCTCCCCGTGGTCCGTCTCAGTCCTCGCTCGCACCGTGCATCTCGGTGGCTCGCCACAAGTGTGGCTGTCAGTCCGCCGAGCGGGTAGATGTGTGTCTCCACACCGCGTCCGGTCGGCCAGCCGCCGGTTCAGAACGTCGAGAGCTCGCCGTCGATGACCTTGCGAGTAATCTCGGTCACGTCGTCCAGCTCCGCGTCGATAGCGTCTCTGACCGCCGCCTCGATGTCGCCGACGGCGACGCCGTCCTCGGTGACGACCATCGCGTCGGCGACGTGGGGCTGGTCGATAGGCGAGCCGATCTGGGAGAGCAGCCGGACCTGAATCTGACGGATGCCGTCGACCTCGTCGACGACGGACTTGGCGGTCTCGGTCGAGAGGAGGTTGTAAATCTTCCCGATGTGGTTGACGGGGTTCTTCCCGGACGTGGCCTCCATGCTCATCGGTCGGTTGGGCGTGATGAGGCCGTTGGCGCGGTTGCCACGGCCGACGGAGCCGTCGTCGCCCTGTTCGGCGCTGGTACCGGTCGTGGTGAGGTAGATGGACTCCTCGTCGTAGTCGTCGGCGGTGTTGACGTGGACGGTCACCTCGCGGTCGGTGTACTCCGTCGCGAGCGCGGTGACGTACGTGCGAACGTCTTCGACGGCTCGCTTGTACGCCTCCAGGTCGGCGACGTGCTCGTCGACCATCGCGACGGCGACGGTCACGTCGATGTGGTCCCCCTCGCGCTTGCCCATGACCTTCACGTCCTGACCTACGACGGGGTTCTCGTCGGCGTACTCGCCGGTGAGCTTGTGCTCGGTGTCGGCGACGATGCGCTCGGTCTCCGAGAGCGGCGCGTGGCCGACGCCGTAGCTCGTGTCGTTGGCGTTGGGGACGGTGGCCTCCTCGCCGAAGACGGTCTGGAGGTCGCCCGACCCCTCGCCGAACTCCACGTCGACGACGATGTCTGTCCCGAGGTCGAGATGCGGGAACTGCTCGCCCAGATACTCGCGAGCGGCCCGCAGCGCGATGGTCTCGGCGGGGATGCGCTCGCCGTCGTAGCTTTTCGTCGCCCGGCCGACGACGAGGAGATAGATCGGTTCGAGCACCTCGCCGCCGCCGTAGGCCGGCGCGGCCGTCCCGGCCACGAGCTGGGTCTCGTCCGTGTTGTAGTGGAGCACCTTCCCGAACCGGTCGATGTAGGTCCGTGCGAGCGCGCGGGAGACGCTCTCTGCGACCCCGTCACAGATGGAGTCCGGGTGGCCGATACCCTTTCGCTCGACGATTTCGACGTTCTGGTCCTCGACAGCGAGCCCGCTCTCGGGCGCGACGTGGATGTTCCGCTCTGTCATTGGTCGCTCTTTGCTGTGCCCGCTTCTATAACTTACGGGAACCGCTCGGCACACAAAGATTACTATCAGGCATTTTCGAGCAGCATACCGAGATACGACGTGCGGGTCTGGTTCTCGGGGTCGAGGCCCAGTTCGCGGAGCACGGCGAAGGCGCCCTCGCGGGCGGCCTCGACACCGCTCTCGTCGGTTTCGGTCTCCACCTCGACGAACTCGCCGACGCCCTCGACGGCGTCGAGCGTGACCGTGTAGCCGTCGTAGCGGTAGAACCGCCGGTCTTTCCGCACCGTCGCCGCCGGCTCGAACCCGAGGCGCTCGAAGATGGTATCGGCCGTCTCGCCGTCGCCGACCGCGGTCTCGTACTCCTCGCGGGTCTTCGACTCCGCCTCTACCAGCGGTCCCTTGTACGTGATGCGGGCCGCTGTCTCGCCGTCACGGGTCTCGCGTCGCACCCGGAGCGCCTCGTCGGTCTCGGCGAACTCCCGGTGTGGCGCGTCGTAGTACGTGTCGACCTGCACGACGTCGCCCGTCTGTGTGGCGCTCAGTTCGTCGAGGCGCTCGGCGACCGCGGCCAGGTCGGCGGCGACTTTCACTTCGACTTCGTACATGTCTCTGTCGTGGTGGTGACCGGTAAAAAACGGTGCTATCGCTTCGACGGCGGCGGTCCGACAGGGCCTCAGTCCTTCCCGGTGAAGTGGCCCTGCTCGTCGCGTTCCTGCTCCTGTGCGGAGTGTTTCCCACCGCGGGAGCGCGCTTCCTGGGTCAGGCCCTGGGTGTTGCCCTGCTGGTTCTCCTCGTTGCCCTGCTGTTCCTCGTGCTGGCGCTGCTGGTGCCGTTGCTGACCCTGTTGCTGGGGCTGTTGACTCTGCTGGCCGCCCTGCGAGACGAACTGGCCCTGCTGACCGCGCTGCTGTTGTTGTTGTGGCTGCTGGCTCTGCTGGCCGTACTGCTGTTGCTGGGGCTGCTGGCCCTGCTGGCCGTACTGCTGTTGCTGGGGCTGCTGGCCCTGCTGACCGCCCTGCTGTTGCTGGGGCTGCTGGCCCTGCTGACCGCCCTGCGAGACGAACTGGCCCTGCGGACCGCGCTGCTGTTGCTGGGCCTGCTGTCGGTGTTCCTGCCGGAACTGCTGGGAGTGGCGCTGGTCGGCCGCGCCCTGGTCGGCGCCGCGGCCCTGCTTGCCCGGCCACCCGGCCTGCTGACCACTCGGCTGCTGCTGGGCGGAGAGGTACCCCTCTCGCTGCTGCTGGGGCTGCTGGCCTTGCTGGCCGTACTGCTGTTGCTGTGGCTGCTGGCCCTGCTGGCCGTACTGCTGCTGCTGTGGCTGCTGGCCTTGCTGGCCGTACTGTTGCTGTGGCTGCTGGCTATACTGCTGCTGTCGCTGTTGGCTCTGCTGCTGCCCGTACTGCCGTTGGTGTGGTTGCTGACTCTGCTGTTGTCTCCGCTGGGGAGACTGCTGTTGCTGTGGTTGCTGGCCCTGCTGTTGCCCGTACTGCTGGCTCTGCTGGCCGTGCTGTTGTTGCTGACGGTGCTGCTCGCCCTGGTTCTGATTGTGATGTGGCATGATACGAGTTCGAGGTAGTGTCTTGTGACTCAGCGATGCCTGGGGCTGCCGAACGTCCCCGTCTATTGACACACCGCCCAACCCCGGCTAGGTTGTGCCTGCATATGCAGCAGCGCTCAGGGATGGGCGAGCGCCACGCTCACGAGCGTCCACTCGTTCGGCCGGTCCGCGAGGCCGAGCAGCGCGTCGACGGCGTCGTAGCGGAACCCGGCGTAGGGGCGCGAGCCGATGCCGAGATGGTCCGCGGCGAGCTGCATCGCGTGGAGCACCGCGCCGGCCTCGACGAGCGTGAACAGATACCCCCGTTCGCCGTACTTCGCCGTCGACCGCGACGGGAGGCCCGTGACGAGGAGCATGACGCTGACGGCGTGGTCGGTGTCGAGATGTGTCCACTGCTCGCCGACGAAGCGGTTGAGGGGGCCGAACCGGTCGTCGACGTAGTCGGGGTCGGCCGGGCGCTCCAGTGTGTTCGCCGCGGGATTGTAGTGATAGAGCCCGGAATCGAGGTCGACGGCGTCGACGACGAGCGGATAGATTTCGAGGGGGTAGCGCTGCCCGGCCGAGGCGACGGGTCTGGTCCCCGACGCCGGGTCCACCCGGTACGCACTGGTGAGGACGGTGAACAACTCGTCTCTGGTCACCGGCCGCGGCTCGGTCGGGTCGTCGAACGAGGACCGCGAGCGCAGCTGTCGCAGGAAGGGAGTGTCGTCGGGGTCGAACGACGCGGACGGCGTCTCCGACTCCAGCCGCGTGTACTCCCTGTACCCGCCGGTCGGCCACGACCGGTCGTCCACAGCCACCGCGTCGGCGTCGACGAGGTCGTGCTGGTTCCGGTGGTACAGCCGATACAGCGGATACAGGCCGTCAGGCAGTTGGCTCATGGGAACGGGTGTGGGCAGTCGTTCAGGTCTGTGGGCGCCGGCGACGCCGAACTGTACCCGCGGTCGACCGGCACCGTCGAGAGGCGGTCTCCGCCCCAGTATCGGTGGGCCCCACTGAGATACAGCGGCTGGGCGGCCGGCGCGAGCACGCGGACCACGGTGAACCCGGCCGCCGCCACGTCGCGCGTCGTCACGTCGACGGTGTAGACGTCCCACGTGTCAGTGACAGTCGGTACTACGTCGCTCGCATCGAGGGGACCTGTCTCGGCGTCGATTTCGGCGGGCGTCGTGGTGGACTCGGTGTCGGTCCAGGCGGGGAGTTCGGCCGCCGCCCCGCGCTCGCTCCACGCCAGCAGCCGCTCCT from Halomicroarcula saliterrae carries:
- a CDS encoding SagB/ThcOx family dehydrogenase; the protein is MSQLPDGLYPLYRLYHRNQHDLVDADAVAVDDRSWPTGGYREYTRLESETPSASFDPDDTPFLRQLRSRSSFDDPTEPRPVTRDELFTVLTSAYRVDPASGTRPVASAGQRYPLEIYPLVVDAVDLDSGLYHYNPAANTLERPADPDYVDDRFGPLNRFVGEQWTHLDTDHAVSVMLLVTGLPSRSTAKYGERGYLFTLVEAGAVLHAMQLAADHLGIGSRPYAGFRYDAVDALLGLADRPNEWTLVSVALAHP
- a CDS encoding tRNA sulfurtransferase, with amino-acid sequence MHPDVVLVRNGELGVKSEQVRRKMEDRLAENLRAMFAARGLTGDIERRRNRLFVHTDEPDAVADAAADTFGVVSASPAETVEPTLEAISSALVDATEAHYDGGSFAVDADRAGPASAHPFTSPEIESECGAAVWDAVESMGAEPAVDLDDPDFRLCVECRPDEAYVYLERRAGPGGLPLGTQRPVVALVSGGIDSPVAAWKLMARGCPVVPVYVDLGDYGGPDHRARARATVETLAGYAPGEPMSLHVVDAGAVVADLEAAMADLRMLSLRRFMLATAEAVAEAEAAVGVVTGEAIGQKSSQTSANIAVTDVATTLPIHRPLLTMDKADITNLARDIGTFEDATVDTGCNRVAPELPETNADLDAVRAAEPDDLFERARTCATAREVVPIER
- a CDS encoding methionine adenosyltransferase, whose amino-acid sequence is MTERNIHVAPESGLAVEDQNVEIVERKGIGHPDSICDGVAESVSRALARTYIDRFGKVLHYNTDETQLVAGTAAPAYGGGEVLEPIYLLVVGRATKSYDGERIPAETIALRAAREYLGEQFPHLDLGTDIVVDVEFGEGSGDLQTVFGEEATVPNANDTSYGVGHAPLSETERIVADTEHKLTGEYADENPVVGQDVKVMGKREGDHIDVTVAVAMVDEHVADLEAYKRAVEDVRTYVTALATEYTDREVTVHVNTADDYDEESIYLTTTGTSAEQGDDGSVGRGNRANGLITPNRPMSMEATSGKNPVNHIGKIYNLLSTETAKSVVDEVDGIRQIQVRLLSQIGSPIDQPHVADAMVVTEDGVAVGDIEAAVRDAIDAELDDVTEITRKVIDGELSTF
- the cyaB gene encoding class IV adenylate cyclase, encoding MYEVEVKVAADLAAVAERLDELSATQTGDVVQVDTYYDAPHREFAETDEALRVRRETRDGETAARITYKGPLVEAESKTREEYETAVGDGETADTIFERLGFEPAATVRKDRRFYRYDGYTVTLDAVEGVGEFVEVETETDESGVEAAREGAFAVLRELGLDPENQTRTSYLGMLLENA